GTCGGACGTGGCCGTGCTGTCGCTCCTGGTCCGCCACCACCTGCTGCTCATCGAGACGGCCACCCGCCGCGACCTGGACGACCCGGCCACGGTCCGCTCGGTTGCCGAGGCGGTCGGCACGCAGAGCACGCTGGAGCTGCTGCACGCGCTCACGGAGGCCGACGCCCTCGCCACCGGACCGGCGGCCTGGTCCTCCTGGCGCGGCTCCCTCGTCGCCGACCTGGTCCGGCGGGTCTCCGCCGTACTCGCCGGTGACGCCCCCGAGGAGCCGGAGCCCGCCGCGCCCACGGCCGAGCAGGAGCGGCTGGCGATCGAGGCGTACCGCACCGGCGGCCCGGTCCTCGCGCTGCGTGCCCAGACGGAACCGGTCACCGACCAGGAGACCGCCCAGGAACCCCTCGGTGTCGAGCTGCTTATCGCCGTACCCGACCAGCCCGCCGTGCTCCCCGCCGTCGCCGGTGTGCTCGCCGTGCACCGCCTCACCGTCCGCACAGCCGAGCTGCGCACCCTGACGCTGCCGGACGACGTCGACGACGGCGGGGTGCTGCTGCTCAACTGGCGGGTGGCCGCCGAGTACGGCTCCCTGCCGCAGGCCACCCGGCTGCGCGCCGACCTCGTCCGCGCCCTCGACGGCAGCCTGGACATCGCCGGCCGCCTCGCCGAACGGGACGCGGCCTACCCCCGCCGCCGCGGCTGGACCGCCCCGCCGCCCCGGGTGACGGTGGCCCCGGCCGCCTCCCACCACGCCACGGTGATCGAGGTCCGCGCCCAGGACGCCCCGGGCCTGCTGCACCGCATCGGCATGGCCCTGGAGAAGGCGGGGGTGCGGGTACGGAGCATGCATGTGAGCACGCTGGGCTCCAACGCCGTGGACGCGTTCTACGTCACCACCGGCGCGGGGGAGCCGCTGCCCGGGGACGACGCCGGGTCGCTGGCACGGGTGCTGGAAGAGACGTTGCGGGCCTGACCCCACGAGAGCCGTGACCGCCGACCGAGCGTCCTCTCCGCGGCCGCGCGGGTGCTTCGGGGTGGCTCCCGGTGGTCGCGGAGGCGCTCCGGGGCGGCTCCCTGGGGTCGGCCCGGCCCTCTTCGAGTCCGGCCCGTGTGCCGCATGATCCACGGGCAGCGGGGGAGCAGCACTGCCCGCCGATCGCGACGGGCGGGGACTGTTGCCTTGCCGGGCCGGATACCCTGGAGGGCAGCCCAGACCATCCCCGACCCCGAGGACCGACGCCACCGTGTTCGATACCCTCTCCGACCGCCTCAGCGCGACTTTCAAAAACCTCCGCGGCAAGGGCAGGTTGTCCGAGGCGGACATCGACGCCACGGCGCGCGAGATCCGCATCGCGCTCCTCGAAGCCGACGTGGCGCTGCCGGTCGTCCGGACGTTCATCAAGAGCGTCAAGGAACGCTCTTTGGGCGCCGAGGTCTCCAAGGCGCTGAACCCGGCCCAGCAGGTCCTGAAGATCGTCAACGACGAGCTGGTGACCATCCTCGGCGGCGAGACCCGGCGGCTGCGCTTCGCCAAGCAGCCGCCCACCGTGATCATGCTCGCAGGTCTCCAGGGTGCCGGTAAGACCACCCTCGCGGGCAAGCTCGGCCGCTGGCTGAAGGAGCAGGGCCACTCCCCGCTGCTGGTAGCCGCCGACCTCCAGCGCCCGAACGCCGTCAACCAGCTGAGCGTCGTCGCCGAGCGCGCGGGCGTGGCGGTCTTCGCGCCTGAGCCGGGCAACGGCGTCGGTGACCCGGTCCAGGTCGCCAAGGACTCCATCGAGTTCGCGAAGTCCAAGGTCCACGACATCGTGATCGTGGACACCGCCGGCCGTCTCGGTATCGACCAGGAGATGATGCAGCAGGCCGCGGACATCCGCGACGCCGTCTCCCCGGACGAGATCCTTTTCGTCGTCGACGCGATGATCGGTCAGGACGCCGTCAACACCGCCGAGGCCTTCCGCGACGGCGTCGGCTTCGACGGCGTGGTGCTCTCCAAGCTCGACGGTGACGCCCGCGGTGGTGCCGCCCTGTCGATCCGCCAGATCACCGGCAAGCCGATCATGTTCGCGTCGAACGGCGAGAAGCTGGACGACTTCGACGCCTTCCACCCGGACCGGATGGCCTCCCGCATCCTCGACATGGGTGACCTGCTCACCCTGATCGAGCAGGCGGAGAAGACCTTCAGCCAGGAAGAGGCCGCCAAGATGGCCTCGAAGCTGGCGTCCAAGAAGGGCCAGGACTTCACCCTGGACGACTTCCTGGCCCAGATGGAGCAGGTCAGGAAGATGGGCAGCATCAGCAAGCTGCTCGGCATGCTCCCGGGCATGGGCCAGATCAAGGACCAGATCCAGAACATCGACGAGCGGGACGTCGACCGCACCGCCGCGATCATCAAGTCGATGACCCCGGGCGAGCGCCAGGACCCGACGATCATCAACGGCTCCCGCCGCGCCCGTATCGCCAAGGGTTCCGGCGTCGAGGTCAGCGCGGTGAAGAACCTGGTCGAGCGGTTCTTCGACGCCCGCAAGATGATGTCCCGCATGGCCCAGGGCGGCGGTATGCCGGGCATGCCGGGGATGCCGGGCATGGGTGGCGGCCCGGGCCGGTCCAAGAAGCAGCCGAAGAAGGCCAAGGGCAAGCAGCGCTCCGGCAACCCGATGAAGCGCAAGCAGCAGGAGCTGGAGGAGGCCCAGCGGCGCGAGACGGCCGGACAGGCCGGCGGCGCGTTCGGGCTGCCGCAGCAGGGCGGCCAGGACTTCGAGCTGCCGGACGAGTTCAAGAAGTTCATGGGCTGAGTTCGCCCCCGGGTTCACCACTGGGCATGCCAGGGGTTGGTCATTGTCGTACGGTCCGGATATGACCAACCCCGCGCCGCCACGTAAGTCGCCCGACCAGCCCTGGCGTACCGAGGGCGCTCCGGAGGAGCCGCCGAGGCCGCCGTCCGGCGGGCCGGGCATGCGTGGCGGCTGGTGGCGTCTGGTCCTCACCGCGCTGATCGTGTACCTGATCGCGAACCTGGTGCTGTCGTACTTCGACCAGGAGACCGAGCCGACGATCGCGTACACCGAGTTCAGCAGGCAGGTGAACGACGGCAATGTCGCCAAGATCTACGCCAAGGGCGACTCGATCCAGGGTCAGCTGAAGAAGGAACAGAAGAACCCCGAGGGCGGCGGGAACTACACCAAGTTCAACACCGAGCGGCCGTCCTTCGCGAACGACAGCCTCTGGTCGAACCTGACCAAGCACAACGTCACGGTCACCGCCGAACCCGTCGTCCAGCACCGCAGTTTTCTCTCCAACCTGCTGATCTCGCTGGCGCCGATGCTGCTGCTGATCGCCGTGTGGGTCTTCATCGCGCGGCGGATGAGCGCGGGGCTCGGCGGTGCGGGCGGCATGCTGGGCCGCAAGGCGCCGCCGAAGCCGGTCGAGCTGGTGCCGGGGGAGAAGCGCACCACCTTCGCCGACGTGGCCGGCATCGACGAGGTCGAGGGCGAGCTGAACGACGTCGTCGACTTCCTGAAGAACCCCGACGCCTACCGCCGTATGGGCGCCAAGATGCCCCGCGGCGTGCTGCTCGCGGGCCCGCCCGGCACCGGAAAGACGCTGCTCGCGCGGGCGGTCGCCGGCGAGGCGGGCGTGCCGTTCTTCTCCGCGTCCGCGTCCGAGTTCATCGAGATGATCGTGGGCGTGGGCGCCTCGCGCGTCCGGGAGCTGTTCGCGGAGGCCCGCAAGGTCGCGCCGTCGATCATCTTCATCGACGAGATCGACACCATCGGGCGGGCCCGCGGCGGCGGCGCGTCGATGGGCGGACACGACGAGCGCGAGCAGACCCTGAACCAGATCCTCACCGAGATGGACGGCTTCTCCGGCTCGGAGGGCGTCATCGTCATCGCGGCCACCAACCGCGCCGACATCCTCGACCCGGCCCTGACCCGCCCCGGCCGCTTCGACCGGATCGTCCAGGTCTCACCTCCGGACCGCGGCGGCCGCGAGGCCATCCTGGAGATCCACACCCGCGACATCCCGCTGGCCCCGGACGTCGACCTCGCCCAGGTCGCCCGTACGACCCCGGGCATGACCGGCGCGGATCTGGCCAACCTCGCCAACGAGGCCGCCCTGCTCGCGGTGAAGCGGCAACAGGAACGCGTGCATCAGGCCGATATGTCCGAGGCCCTGGAGAAGGTCCAACTCGGCGCGGAACGGCCGCTGGTGATGCCCGAGGAGGAACGCCGGCGCACCGCCTACCACGAGAGCGGGCACGCCCTGCTGGGCATGCTCCAGCCCGGCGCCGACCCGGTTCGCAAGATCACCATCGTGCCGCGCGGCCGCGCCCTCGGCGTCACCCTGTCCACGCCGGACGCGGACAAGTACGCGTACACCGAGGAGTATCTGCGCGGCCGGATCATCGGCGCGCTCGGCGGCATGGCGGCCGAGCACGTCGTCTACGACGTGATCACCACCGGCTCCGAGAGCGACCTGGAACAGGTCACCAACATCGCGCGCGGAATGGTGTCCCGCTGGGGCATGAGCGAGGAGGTCGGCCGTCTCTCCGCGCTCCCCAACGACGCCCAGCAGGCCTACGGCCTCGCCGCCGCCCCGCAGACCCTCGACGTGATCGACACGGAGATGCGGCGGATCGTGGACGAGTGCTACGACGAGGCGTGCCGCAAACTCCGCGACCACCGCGACCAGTTGGACGCCCTCGCGCAGGCGCTGCTGGCGAACGAGACCCTGGAGGAGGCGG
The genomic region above belongs to Streptomyces sp. CG1 and contains:
- the ffh gene encoding signal recognition particle protein, which codes for MFDTLSDRLSATFKNLRGKGRLSEADIDATAREIRIALLEADVALPVVRTFIKSVKERSLGAEVSKALNPAQQVLKIVNDELVTILGGETRRLRFAKQPPTVIMLAGLQGAGKTTLAGKLGRWLKEQGHSPLLVAADLQRPNAVNQLSVVAERAGVAVFAPEPGNGVGDPVQVAKDSIEFAKSKVHDIVIVDTAGRLGIDQEMMQQAADIRDAVSPDEILFVVDAMIGQDAVNTAEAFRDGVGFDGVVLSKLDGDARGGAALSIRQITGKPIMFASNGEKLDDFDAFHPDRMASRILDMGDLLTLIEQAEKTFSQEEAAKMASKLASKKGQDFTLDDFLAQMEQVRKMGSISKLLGMLPGMGQIKDQIQNIDERDVDRTAAIIKSMTPGERQDPTIINGSRRARIAKGSGVEVSAVKNLVERFFDARKMMSRMAQGGGMPGMPGMPGMGGGPGRSKKQPKKAKGKQRSGNPMKRKQQELEEAQRRETAGQAGGAFGLPQQGGQDFELPDEFKKFMG
- the ftsH gene encoding ATP-dependent zinc metalloprotease FtsH codes for the protein MTNPAPPRKSPDQPWRTEGAPEEPPRPPSGGPGMRGGWWRLVLTALIVYLIANLVLSYFDQETEPTIAYTEFSRQVNDGNVAKIYAKGDSIQGQLKKEQKNPEGGGNYTKFNTERPSFANDSLWSNLTKHNVTVTAEPVVQHRSFLSNLLISLAPMLLLIAVWVFIARRMSAGLGGAGGMLGRKAPPKPVELVPGEKRTTFADVAGIDEVEGELNDVVDFLKNPDAYRRMGAKMPRGVLLAGPPGTGKTLLARAVAGEAGVPFFSASASEFIEMIVGVGASRVRELFAEARKVAPSIIFIDEIDTIGRARGGGASMGGHDEREQTLNQILTEMDGFSGSEGVIVIAATNRADILDPALTRPGRFDRIVQVSPPDRGGREAILEIHTRDIPLAPDVDLAQVARTTPGMTGADLANLANEAALLAVKRQQERVHQADMSEALEKVQLGAERPLVMPEEERRRTAYHESGHALLGMLQPGADPVRKITIVPRGRALGVTLSTPDADKYAYTEEYLRGRIIGALGGMAAEHVVYDVITTGSESDLEQVTNIARGMVSRWGMSEEVGRLSALPNDAQQAYGLAAAPQTLDVIDTEMRRIVDECYDEACRKLRDHRDQLDALAQALLANETLEEADAYRIAGITRLTKDADQ